The Balearica regulorum gibbericeps isolate bBalReg1 chromosome 12, bBalReg1.pri, whole genome shotgun sequence genome includes a region encoding these proteins:
- the SPG21 gene encoding maspardin yields MGEIKVSPDYNWFRSTVPLKKIIVDDDDSKVWSLYDAGPRNIRCPLIFLPPVSGTADVFFQQILALTGWGYRVIALQYPVYWDHLEFCDGFRKLLDHLQLDKVHLFGASLGGFLAQKFAEYTHKSPRVQSLILCNSFSDTSIFNQTWTANSFWLMPAFMLKKIVLGNFASGPLDPEMADGIDFMVDRLESLGQSELASRLTLNCQNSYVEPHKIRDIPVTIMDVFDQSALSTEAKEEMYKLYPNARRAHLKTGGNFPYLCRSAEVNLYIQIHLLQFHGTRYAAIDPSMVSAEELEVQKISLHTSNEHEEQVGIYEHI; encoded by the exons ATGGGAGAGATTAAAGTCTCTCCTGACTATAACTGGTTCAGAAGCACAGTTCCTCTTAAAAAG ataataGTAGACGATGATGACAGTAAAGTCTGGTCGCTGTATGATGCGGGACCTAGGAACATTCGGTGCCCACTCATATTTCTCCCTCCTGTGAGTGGAACTGCAGATGTGTTTTTCCAGCAGATTTTGGCGCTGACTGGATGGGGCTACAGAGTTATCGCT tTGCAGTATCCGGTGTACTGGGATCACCTTGAGTTCTGTGACGGATTCAGAAAACTGTTAGACCACCTTCAGCTGGATAAA GTTCACCTTTTTGGAGCTTCCCTGGGAGGCTTTCTGGCTCAAAAATTTGCAgaatacacacacaaatctcCAAGAGTTCAATCTCTGATCCTGTGTAACTCCTTTAGTGACACTTCTATCTTCAATCAGACATGGACAGCAAACAG CTTTTGGCTGATGCCTGcttttatgctgaaaaaaattgtccttGGGAATTTTGCATCTGGTCCTCTAGATCCTGAAATGGCCGATGGGATTGATTTCATGGTGGACAGG ctggagagTCTGGGCCAGAGTGAGCTCGCTTCAAGACTTACACTCAACTGCCAGAACTCCTATGTAGAACCTCATAAAATTCGAGACATCCCTGTAACCATTATGGAT GTGTTCGACCAAAGTGCGCTTTCGActgaagcaaaagaagaaatgtataAGCTGTATCCTAATGCCAGAAGAGCTCATCTCAAAACAGGAGGCAACTTTCCATACCTCTGCAGGAGCGCTGAGGTCAACCTATACATTCAA ATCCACTTGCTGCAGTTCCATGGTACCCGGTATGCAGCCATTGATCCCTCCATGGTCAGCGCAGAAGAGCTGGAAGTCCAGAAGATCAGTCTTCACACCAGCAATGAGCACGAAGAGCA GGTGGGCATTTATGAACACATCTAA